The Prosthecobacter algae genome includes a region encoding these proteins:
- a CDS encoding MFS transporter, whose product MNETVIEEAPPLVRPQQNATETVFALLFAISFAHMLNDTIQALLPAIYPVLKESYGLTFTQLGLITLTFQVTASLLQPLVGYITDKKAMPYSLPVGMGMTLVGLLSLSQAHSFPTILISSALVGAGSAVFHPEASRIAHMAAGRRRGLAQSLFQVGGNAGTSVGPLLAAWFIVPHGQAALSWFSIIAMIGVLVLFQVGQWQARNLHRIHRRRGPASVVASEAPTTGRVAFAVAVLVVLIFSKYVYLASLTNYYTFYLMDRFQVSVQQSQYYLFVFLFAVAAGTIIGGPVGDRIGRKQVIWVSILGVAPFALWLPHAGLMTTAILTVIIGLVLASAFSAILVYAQELMPGKVGMIAGLFFGLAFGIAGIGSAVLGAMADSQGINFVFRVCAYLPLLGLLTVFLPDVETAKEK is encoded by the coding sequence ATGAATGAGACAGTGATCGAGGAGGCCCCCCCGCTGGTGAGGCCCCAGCAGAATGCCACGGAAACCGTGTTTGCGCTGCTTTTTGCCATCAGCTTTGCCCACATGCTGAATGATACCATTCAGGCCCTGCTCCCAGCGATTTATCCGGTGCTCAAAGAATCCTACGGGCTCACCTTTACCCAGTTGGGTCTCATCACGCTGACCTTCCAGGTCACCGCTTCCCTGCTGCAGCCGTTGGTCGGTTACATCACGGACAAAAAGGCCATGCCCTACTCCCTGCCCGTGGGTATGGGGATGACCTTGGTGGGCCTGCTGTCGCTTTCACAAGCGCACAGTTTCCCGACGATCCTCATCTCTTCCGCCCTGGTGGGCGCAGGATCTGCCGTGTTTCACCCCGAGGCTTCACGCATCGCCCACATGGCGGCGGGACGCCGACGCGGGCTGGCCCAGTCTCTCTTCCAGGTGGGAGGCAACGCGGGCACCTCCGTCGGTCCTTTGCTGGCCGCATGGTTCATCGTGCCGCATGGGCAGGCAGCCCTGTCGTGGTTCTCCATCATTGCCATGATCGGCGTGCTGGTGCTGTTCCAGGTGGGGCAGTGGCAGGCGCGAAACCTGCACCGCATCCACAGGCGGCGCGGGCCTGCTTCGGTTGTTGCCAGTGAGGCACCGACAACCGGGCGCGTGGCCTTTGCCGTGGCCGTGCTTGTGGTGCTGATCTTTTCCAAATACGTCTATCTGGCCAGCCTAACCAATTACTACACTTTTTACCTGATGGATCGTTTCCAGGTCTCGGTGCAGCAGTCGCAATATTACCTGTTTGTCTTTCTCTTTGCGGTGGCCGCGGGTACGATCATCGGCGGCCCGGTGGGAGACCGCATTGGCCGCAAGCAGGTCATCTGGGTCTCCATCCTGGGGGTGGCCCCTTTTGCCCTCTGGCTGCCGCATGCAGGCCTGATGACCACGGCGATTTTGACAGTGATCATCGGTCTGGTGCTGGCCTCCGCCTTTTCCGCCATCCTGGTCTATGCGCAGGAGCTCATGCCGGGGAAAGTGGGCATGATCGCAGGGCTATTCTTCGGTCTGGCCTTCGGCATCGCCGGCATCGGTTCCGCCGTGCTCGGGGCCATGGCGGATAGCCAGGGCATCAACTTTGTGTTCCGTGTCTGTGCCTATCTCCCTCTGCTGGGTCTGCTGACGGTGTTCCTGCCGGACGTGGAAACAGCGAAGGAGAAGTGA